The sequence CTTCCGTGTGTTACACACTGAACAAAGTCAACTCCTTCGGCTTTAATTGCTCTGAAGATAAATAActgaaatgataataaaaataaagccaGGGTCGATATTGAGAGACATATTGCTTCTGTCATTTTGACACTTTAACAATACCCCACAAACCCACAATATTTCATTCTGTTATCCTTGTTCTGCTTGAATCAAATACAGTGGCGTCTGTAAGTCCAAGACCGCttcctattttttatttaatatttaacattttatcaatGTAACAAATTGAgtgtacatttttggaaaaatgactttcttttcttcttcagaacacaaaatacttgaagaatgttgataatcgaACAACAGCTGTACCCATCGAActgctttggttttgtgtccgtacaatagaccgccattttttggttaccaacattcttcaaaatatcttcttgtgttttACCGAAGAAAGAAAGCCCTACAGGTTTGAAGtaacaagatggtgagtaaatgattacggaattttcatttttatgttgaactgttcctttaagtataGTATACACTTCAGATAATCTAACATTTTTATCACCTCATGAcacttttagttttgttttcaagaCTTCATTTATTCTCTTGTTTTCCTAATTATATTTCTACACAGTTTATCAGGTGCCACATTGCTTAACAGAGAAAAGCACCCCAGTTTTTCGCCAGGTGGTGGAATCGTGCACATTATATAGAAGAGTGTGGGTGGTTATGAGGGAAGTATGTATGTATTGATAACCATAATACacaacccacacacacaaacacctgcagTTACATCTCTTTCCCATTATCCACGGCTGACTAGCTGACCTTGTCTCAGACAGGCTTCTCTATCTCCCTTAATGATTTCAAAAGCCATGGTTGCTTCCACAGGCTGCTAAAAATGACAACTTCTGCCTTTCTACATTTAAGTACGGGGCTAGAAACCTTTCAGAGAGAAGGATCGAAGGGCCGGATCACACTGGAGAGATTCAGTCGTGCGTTTTAAAGGTTGGGAATAATGCCCTAAGGCTATAGCTTGACAAATATAATCTATAATCAATGCAGTAAATGCTTACTGAAGAGTCACTGATCCAGGGTCAGCTATTGCACCCCTTCAAGCTATGGCTAATTACTTCAAGGAAAGCATAGATGGCTATCAGGAAATAGTTAATGCGGTAGACTCAAAGCAGTATTGCCCTAAAAACACAGGGATTTGAGCCATTTTAATTTCGCTTTGAGACTAAACACGTTTTTAGCATCTTGATATCAGGATATTAAGCTACGTTGGCAGAATGTAGTTTCACATCAAAAATCACTTCCAAACATCATCTTACATCTATAATCTTCAGAGGCAGTTAATTGACATCTTGTTCATCCACATACCTGCGGAGAAGCAAACATCCACATACCTGCGGAGAAGCAAACACTATGCTGAGAATCCAGGCAGCCAGTAGCATCCTCCTGTTCCTGCGGCCAGCATCTAGAGCCTCCAGCGGGTGCAAAATGGCGTGATGCCTATCCAGACTGACCACCACCAAGATGAAGGATGAAGAATGCATGGCAAAGAGCTTCAAAAAGCAAAGCAGCTTGCACATGACGTTGCCGGCATACCACTGCACCGTAATATTCCAAATAGCATCAAGGGGCATGACCACAAAGGTCATGACCAGGTCGGCAGAAGCTAAACTGGCGATGAGAGGTCGCAGGTGTGAGGCAAGGTGGCGACCTCGTCCCCTTATAACACTGATCAGGACAGAGAGGTTGCTGATCGCTGCAAAGATGAAGAGCACCAGGGTGGCCACCACTCGGAATCGAGCGGCTACGGTGAATGTGGGCGCTTCCCAGTTAGGGAACCGAGGGTTGGAGATGACAGAGGTGTTTTCCCAATTGCTTGTGGGATTGATGGATAGGAGAGACACGTTTTCTGACATCCTGTGAATGAAACAAATTGTGTTAATGCATATGATGTGAAACAAGTTTACATTTGATTAACTCCTAAAAGCTTTATTATACAATAGATAAATTACATTCGTACAGTCACAGTAGGATTGAGgagatacatttacatttatttatttagtaggagcttttatccaaagggacctGCAGATTCTTGGCATCTATTCATGCACATCACGTAATAATCTCTttaaatttcagaaaatgtccAGGCGTGAATATGCGGTGCAAATCTTTGAGAAACCCCAATTAACATCAGGCTAAATTCCACTGTCACATTACTCACTCTTCTGACAGTAAAACCCATTTTCCCTTCTTCATGAACTGTAATATCCTGTGCATTTATAGTGTCCATCTGCTATCTCATCTTTGAGAGACAGGGGTCTTGCCAGGAGCTTTTTTCCACAAGATAGGGATCCATCTTGGTTAAGTGGCAAGGAGATAGATTGCACCTCTGTGGTCCTTCAAAGGTCTATATATAAACCTTTTTAGAATGATCAGCGGGCTGTGCTCAGGTTTTAAGATGAGATGGGAATAAATCAAGTTGCACTTCAAATGTAGATGTTTCATCCTTGTTTATCGTCTTTGTTAATCTTTACAAACAGATTTAAATTAAGTTGAGCTCTGAGTGAAATAATTTCCTATTGAGTCATTTTGTGACTTAAATTGGACGTATTGATGTATCGTTTATAGTCTTATTAATAACATCATTGGCCTGATAACAAATAATTTTGTAGTCTTTCAGGGTTGCTGCTAAAGCTTTAGTTTACATATAAATAGCCTATTAGGTTAACAAATTCATGCCAACTGTGCAATTGTCTGTGAATATTTCATTTGTGCAATATCTCATCTGTGCAATATTTTGAGACATCCAGTTAGAATCTATATGGAATGGGCAATATTCATGCAATATtctcaaaaatgtgttaatCTGCATTACCTGTGCAATATCTTTGTATGTCTTATCTTCTATATTTATTGTCTCTGCACTTTGAATACGCACTCAATTTCGTTGTACATTCACTTGTTGTTACGTTGACGGTAAAGAAATAGCTGTTGTACTTGGTGTGTCCCAGTGGAATGATCTTTTGTATAGCCATAGACCAGGTAAACAGCACGGGGTGACAGTAGACACAGCTACTGCATCAACCTCTCTTGTATTTGCACTTACCTGTTCAGTCTGTGCAGTGTTTCAGTCTTGTACAGAATAAATGGTGTTGTTTTTAAGCTCTGACATGTATGATATCCACCAAAAAGTAACAGATGTTTTAACAATGAGAGCAGATTTTTTTGTAGGTTTTTTGCATGTTAAGAAATCAATATGCATATTAAAATCAGTGCAGAAGGAAATGCgttttgttgaaataaattaaCCATATGAGTCTTATCTTTGATTTATTACCAAGACTTATATCTCTTATCTTAATTTGAGTGACTATTACTGCATGCAGACCTTGAGAAAGATCCATCTTTTTTACGTTGCTGCCTTCCTGTTTCTCTAATAGACTGTCTGAGTGATGGCGGCGTACCATCCCTCTGGAATTATGGCATTTTAGCACTCCCGCCTCCTAATGTAGATAAACATTATGCAAATATATGCGAGAAATAGTGTTACTGTGGTAGCCATCATAACTCTTTGGAATGTACCACAAGTGATTGTTATGAATATG comes from Triplophysa dalaica isolate WHDGS20190420 chromosome 25, ASM1584641v1, whole genome shotgun sequence and encodes:
- the gnrhr1 gene encoding gonadotropin releasing hormone receptor 1, translated to MSENVSLLSINPTSNWENTSVISNPRFPNWEAPTFTVAARFRVVATLVLFIFAAISNLSVLISVIRGRGRHLASHLRPLIASLASADLVMTFVVMPLDAIWNITVQWYAGNVMCKLLCFLKLFAMHSSSFILVVVSLDRHHAILHPLEALDAGRRNRRMLLAAWILSIVFASPQLFIFRAIKAEGVDFVQCVTHGSFQQRWQETVYNMFHFVTLYVFPLLVMSFCYTRILVEINRQMPRKGKGGEPCLRRSGTDMIPKARMKTLKMTIIIVASFVVCWTPYYLLGIWYWFQPRMLQVMPEYVHHALFVFGNLNTCCDPVIYGFFTPSFRADIAGCLCRRNPNSSPKSLDRLSARRGGASVEAESDLGSADQHSGQA